In Sphingobacterium sp. SYP-B4668, the sequence CTATCACTCGCTAAGGCATATGCACACCACAAAAGAGCTGCCTGACCATGTAGATCTCCCGTTAGTTTTTTCCGATCAAGATAATATTGATAATCATTCTTAGCCCCTGTACCTTCACACACATTCCTAATATTGTTATCCTCATTCAAATATGTCAACAAAGAAAGCCAAGCTTTGCGTGCAGCAGCTCCATATATCTTTTTATCCAGCCAGCCGTTCTTCACACCCGTCACCATAGCATAGGTAAACATAGCTGTTCCCGAGGTTTCTTTCCATGAATTCGGGTCATCAATAATTTGCCCCCACATGCCATCATAAGCTTGGTAACGCAAGAGAGTCTCCATCATTTTGGCATATGCAGCTTCGATTCTTGGTCGATATTGATTATTCTTCGGAAGCATTCTCAACATCTCCGCCATCCCAACAGCCATCCACCCATTGCCTCTACTCCAGAAAAAAGGGGTCCCCGGGGCGTGATAAAACAGCCCATTCTCACGCTGTATACGGTCTAGATATAATACCATCTCGCGCGCTGCTCGATCTATGTATTTCTCGTCCCCAGTTGTCAAATAAGCTTGCGCCTGGACGGCCGTTATCATAAACATGTCATCGATCCAAATCCGTGTCTGCCATGAGTATCCCTCATCGTGCCATTTTTTCTCCGTTTGATTTGGATTTTCTGGTAAGATCCACTGACCATCTGCGTATTTCATACCAAGATCTAAGTACTTAGCATCTCTGTTCACTTTATATAACTCTAGCGGAAGAGCGCCAAAAACATAAAAATCTACCACATTATGATCCTTTGGACGCATGCTCGGCACTAAGTGTTTTTCAGTGGTAAATAGCGGTTCAAATCGATCCACTAACCGACCGTACAGCCCCTCGTCCTTAATAGCTTTCGTAAACCATAATCCACCCAACCATACACATACATCAGGATAGCTAATCAGTGTAGTTTTGTGTTTTGAATTTATATAACCCCAGTGAGAGTGGGGCGTTTCTAGATACCGCTCTGTAAGTTTGATTCCGATTTCTTTGGGCTGACTTCCTTTTGGAAAATGTTTCAGATCATAGCTTTGTGAATGTGCATTTTGAACGATTAGAAAAGATAGTAGTACAT encodes:
- a CDS encoding glycoside hydrolase family 88/105 protein, which encodes MSKNVIRLLIAHVLLSFLIVQNAHSQSYDLKHFPKGSQPKEIGIKLTERYLETPHSHWGYINSKHKTTLISYPDVCVWLGGLWFTKAIKDEGLYGRLVDRFEPLFTTEKHLVPSMRPKDHNVVDFYVFGALPLELYKVNRDAKYLDLGMKYADGQWILPENPNQTEKKWHDEGYSWQTRIWIDDMFMITAVQAQAYLTTGDEKYIDRAAREMVLYLDRIQRENGLFYHAPGTPFFWSRGNGWMAVGMAEMLRMLPKNNQYRPRIEAAYAKMMETLLRYQAYDGMWGQIIDDPNSWKETSGTAMFTYAMVTGVKNGWLDKKIYGAAARKAWLSLLTYLNEDNNIRNVCEGTGAKNDYQYYLDRKKLTGDLHGQAALLWCAYALASDSKGK